A genome region from Pseudorca crassidens isolate mPseCra1 chromosome 20, mPseCra1.hap1, whole genome shotgun sequence includes the following:
- the LOC137215395 gene encoding leukocyte immunoglobulin-like receptor subfamily A member 6, with protein MTPSLTALLCLGLSVSLRIQVQAGTLPKPTIWAEPGSVIPWGSPMTIWCQGTLGVQEFRLDKEGSSLSWYRQPSLAPGNKGKFSISYMTKDYAGRYHCYYRSPTGWSERSDPLELVMTGAHSKPTLSALLSPVVTSGGTVTLQCGSRHGLDGFILTKEGEPKSSWTLDAQRGPRGQTHALFLVDRVTPSHRWTFRCHGFYRDTPQVWSAPSDPLELLVSGEEVPPWPHVLLEARDRLLDAFLPGLSQMRGWGVSGKPSLLTPQGPVVAYGQSLTLQCHSDVAYDRFALSQEWRQALPQRPGWQPQAGLSQADFPLGPVTNTHAGRYRCYGGQNLSSEWSAPSDPLDILVAGSFLDTPSLSVQPGPVVASGENVTLLCQSRSTNETFLLSKEGAARPPLRLRSKYRGGHFQAEFSMSPVTSAHNGTYRCYSSLSSNPYLLSHASAPLELAVSGEGR; from the exons ATGACCCCCAGCCTCACGGCCCTGCTTTGCCTCG GGCTGAGTGTGAGCCTGAGGATCCAGGTGCAGGCAG GCACCCTCCCCAAACCCACCATCTGGGCTGAGCCAGGCTCTGTGATCCCCTGGGGGAGCCCCATGACCATCTGGTGTCAGGGGACCCTGGGAGTCCAGGAATTCCGTTTGGATAAAGAGGGAAGCTCACTTTCCTGGTACAGACAGCCCTCACTGGCGCCCGGGAACAAGGGCAAGTTCTCCATCTCATACATGACAAAGGACTACGCAGGGAGATATCACTGTTACTATCGCAGCCCCACTGGCTGGTCAGAGCGCAGTGACCCCCTGGAGCTGGTGATGACAG gGGCCCACAGCAAACCCACCCTCTCAGCCCTGCTGAGCCCTGTGGTGACCTCGGGAGGGACCGTGACCCTCCAGTGTGGCTCAAGGCACGGACTGGACGGGTTCATTCTGACTAAGGAAGGAGAACCCAAGTCCTCCTGGACCCTGGATGCACAGCGAGGCCCCCGTGGGCAGACCCACGCCCTGTTCCTCGTGGATCGCGTGACCCCCAGCCACAGGTGGACGTTCAGATGCCACGGCTTTTACAGGGACACCCCCCAGGTGTGGTCGGCCCCCAGTGACCCCCTGGAGCTCCTGGTCTCAGGTGAGGAGGTCCCACCCTGGCCTCACGTACTTCTTGAGGCACGAGACAGATTATTAGATGCTTTTCTCCCAGGATTGTCCCAGATgagagggtggg GTGTgtctgggaagccctccctcctGACCCCGCAAGGCCCTGTCGTGGCCTATGGACAGAGCCTGACCCTCCAGTGTCACTCTGACGTCGCCTATGACAGATTCGCTCTGTCCCAGGAGTGGAGACAGGCCCTCCCCCAGCGCCCTGGCTGGCAGCCCCAGGCTGGGCTCTCTCAGGCCGACTTCCCCCTCGGCCCGGTGACCAACACCCACGCGGGCCGGTACAGATGCTACGGTGGACAAAACCTCTCCTCCGAGTGGTCGGCCCCCAGTGACCCCCTGGACATCCTGGTGGCAG GGTCGTTCCTTGACACGCCCTCGCTCTCGGTGCAGCCGGGCCCCGTGGTGGCCTCAGGAGAGAACGTGACCCTGCTGTGTCAGTCAAGGAGCACAAATGAAACTTTCCTTCTGTCCAAGGAGGGGGCAGCCCGGCCCCCACTGCGTCTTAGATCAAAGTACCGAGGTGGGCATTTCCAGGCCGAATTCTCCATGAGTCCCGTGACCTCAGCCCACAATGGGACCTACAGGTGCTACAGCTCACTCAGCAGTAACCCCTACCTGCTGTCACACGCCAGTGCCCCCCTGGAGCTCGCGGTCTCAGGTGAGGGACGCTGA